In Bacillus weihaiensis, the genomic stretch TGCTTGCTGTTGCTTCATCTAAAATGATAATAGAAGGGTTTGCAAGTAGTGCTCTCGCAAAAGAAATCAACTGCCGTTCACCAACAGATAGAACATTACCTCGTTCTTCAACCTCTGTTTCATACCCATTAGATAAATGTCTGATAAAATCATCTGCACCAACTGCTACAGCAGCTTCAATTACTTTCTCATCCGTTGCGTCTGGTGATCCAAATCTTATATTATCCATTATTGTTCCTGAGAAAATAAACGTATCTTGTAGGACAACACTAATTTGAGATCGTAAATCAGATAAAGAAATTTGCTTACTATCTACTCCATCAATCATTACTCTCCCATCGGTTGGGTCATAAAATCGACTAATTAAGTTCGCAATCGTTGTTTTACCTGATCCTGTATGACCAACTAATGCAACTGTTTGACCTGAATGTATGGATAGTGAAATATTCTTTAAAGCTTTGCGAGTTGAATCATAACCAAATTCGACATTCTCGAAATCAATTCTCCCTTGAATATTCTTCATAGCTACTGGCTTAGTTGCTTCTGTCACATTTGGCTTTTCATCGATAAACTCAAAGATTCTTTCAGACGAGGCCATTCCCATCAATAGCTGGTTATACACCTGACCTAGACGAGATATTGGCTCCCAAAACATGCCAAGATAAAAGGCGAAAGACACAAATGTCCCAATTGATAGGCTCCCATTCATAATTAATGTTACTCCGTACCAAATTAAGATGGCTGTACCGATCGCATTTGTCATTTCAACCAATGGAGAAAACATCGCATTCTTCTTCGTTGCATCTCTCCATGATTGAAAATTCTCTGTGTTAATCCCATCAAAAAAAGCTGTATTTTCCTTCTCCTGTGTGAAAGCCTGGGTAACTCTTATTCCTTGAATCGATTCATTTAAATGTGAATTTAACTTCGACTGCTTGAGTCTAACCATTTGCCAAGAACGACGAATTCTTTTACGTAAGCTTGTTGAAATAAAGAACATACACGGGAGGATTACCATAATGGCTAACGTAAGCTCTGGACTAAGTGAAAATAATAAAATAACAACCCCAATGAGAATTAAGAAATCCATTAGTAAATTAATGACACCGCTTGTAAATAACTCCTGCAAGGAATTAATATCATTCATAATTCTTACTAAAATGGATCCTGCAGAACGTTGATCGAAAAAACGATGCGATAATGATTGTACATGTGTAAACAAATGTTTACGTATATCATAAATCACATTCTGACCAAGCATATTCATCCATTTTATTCGAAATCTATTGGCAATATAAGAAACAAAATATAAAGATGCTATAGTTATAACTAGTGTAATAAGTAATGGAATATCTTTATTCTTAATTGCAAAATCAAGTGTATATTTTCCAATTAAAATCGGCGTCACTAAACGGACTATACCTGAGAGTAAGACAGCAATAAATGCTTTCGGTAACAAGCTTTTTGAATAAGGTTTTAAGTATTGAAACAGTCTCCACATTTGTTTCCAGTTGAAGGGTTTATCAATAATTGTGTCTGTTGAATAATGAAATCTTTCCATAATCATTGTCTTTTTTTCTATTTTATTCATCTCTTCACCTACCCTACAGTCGAATTTACTACAGCTTGTTGATCTTTATATTGAATATCATATATTCTTCGGTAGTATCCTTGCTTCAATAATAATTCTTCATGTGTTCCTCTCTCAACAATTTCACCATGATCAAACACAAGTATCTCATCTGCATGCTTTAATGAAGAAATTCTATGTGCAATGATAAAAGTCGTTCGTCCCGTCATTACCTCTTTTAATGCCTGTTGGATCGTAAATTCAGTCTTCATATCTACAGCACTAGTTGCATCATCTAAAATTAAAATTCGAGGGTTCATACAAATTGCTCTAGCAATCGCGATTCTTTGCTTTTGCCCCCCTGACAAACCCATCCCTCTTTCTCCAAGCATTGTATCATAGCCGTCAGGTAGTTCCATTATAAACTGATGAGCTTGTGCTTTCTCCGCTGCATCTATAATCTCTTCCATCGATGCTTCTGGTCTTCCGTAAGAAATGTTGGCTTTAATCGTGGATGAGAATAAGAAGGACTCCTGTAGCACCATGCCTATATTCGAACGTAATATTTTTAATGGATAGTGAGATATTTCATGGTCATCTACGACAATATTTCCAGAACTAGGTGTATAAAATCTTGTTAATAGCTGTATAACACTTGTTTTTCCAGAGCCTGTTGCCCCAATTAACCCAATCGTCTTACCTTTAGCTACCTTAAATGAAACATTTGATAATGCCAAAGAGTCATCTTCCTTATAACGCAAGCTAACTGAGTTAAAACTAACATTCCCATCAATTGTTTCTATGGACATAACATCCTCTTGATCTTTTATTTTTTCATCTGCTTCTAAAATTTCTAGTAATCTTTCACCAGATGCTTTTGCCTGTGAAAATAAATTAATTACAAATCCAAGATTCATAATCGGGACCATCAAATACCATACTAAACTAAAGAATGCGACAAGCTCTCCTGGTTTTAATTCCCCATTGATGACAAGGATACTTCCATAACCGAGTAAAGCCACGACACAAATATTGCCGATAAACTCCATTAACGGAAAAAATTTTGCCCATACAGAGGATGTTGTTAAATAATGGTCCTTATAATTTGCATTAGAAGAATTAAACTTTGAGATTTCAAACCCTTCTCTTGATAGCGCTTTAACAGTTTGAATACCACTTATATTTTCTTGTACGTTTGTATTTAACTTTCCAAATGATTTACGAATATTTCGAAACGCCGGATGAACTCTTTTATCAAATTGAAAAACAACTACCCCTAAAAAAGGTAGTACAGCTAACGTAACAAGTGCTAATGGAATCGAGTAAAAAAACATAACACTAAGAGCTCCTATAATGAGTAAAGCGAAACGAACGAGCTCAGAGAAACCAAAAGACAGGAAGAAACGAAAGCCCTCAACATCCGCTGTTAATCGTGACATGAGATCTCCAGTTTTCGCATTGTCATAATACACAAAGGGGAGTCTTTGTAGCTTCATATATAACTTATTTCGAAGATTATAGACGGATTTTATCCCAAACATATCCCCTAGGTATTGGTGAAAAAATGTAGAAATCCCCTTTATCACCATTATTAGAAGAAATCCGCACACGATATAAGGTATGTATTCATATTGTTCTTTTACAACTATTTCATCTATTGTAAGCTGTAAAACGATTGGATAAATAACAGTGATTGCTGTAATAATTAAAACAAAAAACAAAGACAACAGAAAATACTGTTTATACGGCCAATAATAGGTTTTTAATTTTCTAAATGTATTCATTTATTTTTTCTCCCATCCCTTCGTGTTTCTCTCATATCCACTCCTATAAATATACCACTTTACCGTCAAATATA encodes the following:
- a CDS encoding ABC transporter ATP-binding protein; the protein is MNKIEKKTMIMERFHYSTDTIIDKPFNWKQMWRLFQYLKPYSKSLLPKAFIAVLLSGIVRLVTPILIGKYTLDFAIKNKDIPLLITLVITIASLYFVSYIANRFRIKWMNMLGQNVIYDIRKHLFTHVQSLSHRFFDQRSAGSILVRIMNDINSLQELFTSGVINLLMDFLILIGVVILLFSLSPELTLAIMVILPCMFFISTSLRKRIRRSWQMVRLKQSKLNSHLNESIQGIRVTQAFTQEKENTAFFDGINTENFQSWRDATKKNAMFSPLVEMTNAIGTAILIWYGVTLIMNGSLSIGTFVSFAFYLGMFWEPISRLGQVYNQLLMGMASSERIFEFIDEKPNVTEATKPVAMKNIQGRIDFENVEFGYDSTRKALKNISLSIHSGQTVALVGHTGSGKTTIANLISRFYDPTDGRVMIDGVDSKQISLSDLRSQISVVLQDTFIFSGTIMDNIRFGSPDATDEKVIEAAVAVGADDFIRHLSNGYETEVEERGNVLSVGERQLISFARALLANPSIIILDEATASIDTETEVKIQVALKKLLKGRTAIMIAHRLSTIREADNIVVLDHGEIIEQGNHTHLMTLKGAYYQLVTMNQSGF
- a CDS encoding ABC transporter ATP-binding protein; the encoded protein is MNTFRKLKTYYWPYKQYFLLSLFFVLIITAITVIYPIVLQLTIDEIVVKEQYEYIPYIVCGFLLIMVIKGISTFFHQYLGDMFGIKSVYNLRNKLYMKLQRLPFVYYDNAKTGDLMSRLTADVEGFRFFLSFGFSELVRFALLIIGALSVMFFYSIPLALVTLAVLPFLGVVVFQFDKRVHPAFRNIRKSFGKLNTNVQENISGIQTVKALSREGFEISKFNSSNANYKDHYLTTSSVWAKFFPLMEFIGNICVVALLGYGSILVINGELKPGELVAFFSLVWYLMVPIMNLGFVINLFSQAKASGERLLEILEADEKIKDQEDVMSIETIDGNVSFNSVSLRYKEDDSLALSNVSFKVAKGKTIGLIGATGSGKTSVIQLLTRFYTPSSGNIVVDDHEISHYPLKILRSNIGMVLQESFLFSSTIKANISYGRPEASMEEIIDAAEKAQAHQFIMELPDGYDTMLGERGMGLSGGQKQRIAIARAICMNPRILILDDATSAVDMKTEFTIQQALKEVMTGRTTFIIAHRISSLKHADEILVFDHGEIVERGTHEELLLKQGYYRRIYDIQYKDQQAVVNSTVG